Proteins encoded by one window of Synechococcus sp. MVIR-18-1:
- a CDS encoding Nif11-like leader peptide family RiPP precursor produces the protein MTSTRNRALAFAKEAGFTISADDITQSHSQYELSHQELERMVGGGKKNPYIT, from the coding sequence TTGACCTCCACTCGGAATAGAGCACTTGCCTTTGCGAAGGAAGCAGGTTTCACTATCTCTGCTGATGACATCACCCAAAGCCACTCTCAATACGAGCTTTCACATCAAGAGCTGGAACGCATGGTTGGGGGAGGAAAGAAGAACCCTTATATCACTTAA
- a CDS encoding tRNA-(ms[2]io[6]A)-hydroxylase: protein MVSTSVASIRWLASPTSASWVQQAISRPMEVLIDHAHCERKAAGSAVQLMFRYLCEPGLGEVLSPLAREELEHFEQVLALLKARGRYLEPLPSPGYGGFLAKHIRKGEPLRMLDSFLVAGLIEARSHERMALLAEHSPEQDLKDLYGSLLLSEARHFGLYWVLCEQRWDRSVIVPRLEELAQVEVEALTGFLENPEDVRMHSVGVESR, encoded by the coding sequence ATGGTCTCAACGTCTGTGGCCAGCATCCGCTGGTTGGCTTCACCTACGAGTGCGTCTTGGGTGCAGCAAGCGATTTCGAGACCAATGGAGGTCTTGATTGATCATGCCCACTGCGAGCGCAAAGCAGCGGGGTCGGCGGTGCAGCTGATGTTTCGTTACCTCTGCGAACCAGGTCTGGGGGAGGTGTTGAGTCCGTTGGCGCGCGAGGAGCTAGAGCATTTCGAGCAGGTGCTTGCCTTGTTAAAAGCGCGAGGACGCTATCTGGAGCCCTTGCCTTCTCCGGGATATGGCGGCTTTCTTGCTAAGCACATTCGCAAAGGAGAACCGCTGCGGATGCTGGATTCATTTTTGGTGGCGGGTTTGATCGAAGCCCGCAGCCACGAACGCATGGCGTTACTGGCGGAGCACAGCCCGGAGCAGGATTTAAAAGACCTCTATGGAAGCTTGTTGTTGAGTGAGGCACGTCACTTTGGTCTTTATTGGGTGCTGTGCGAACAGCGATGGGATCGGTCGGTGATCGTGCCCCGCTTGGAGGAACTTGCACAGGTTGAAGTGGAAGCCCTCACTGGCTTCCTGGAGAATCCTGAAGATGTGAGAATGCATTCTGTGGGCGTCGAATCTCGCTGA
- a CDS encoding Coq4 family protein, which yields MTEQQGFVRSSFSKDATKLGISILQTAKQPDKIFQHGRYFGIPGNTKLQQECIERIMDTPTVQNLLANRPSSMWPDLEQMAAMPKGSLGWCVQLRLQKLGLSFLVNQSPVPESQEEFVISRSVRLHEIHHTILGLPITVAGEAAATAFYASTGSEPFDIGILSSWMLRGAYAPSERRLIWDGIGFGIAVGQTVPELFSPRWEDGWERLIIDWQNELGITQLLKTSPFKDDFVNIYGLSL from the coding sequence ATGACAGAACAGCAGGGTTTCGTGCGGTCATCATTTTCCAAAGATGCAACAAAATTAGGCATTTCAATTCTGCAGACAGCAAAGCAACCTGACAAAATATTCCAACATGGTCGATATTTTGGTATTCCAGGCAACACCAAACTGCAGCAAGAGTGTATTGAAAGGATTATGGATACTCCAACGGTTCAGAATTTGCTTGCCAATCGACCTTCATCAATGTGGCCAGATCTTGAGCAAATGGCCGCAATGCCCAAAGGGAGCCTTGGATGGTGCGTACAACTGCGATTGCAGAAGCTTGGACTTTCTTTTTTAGTGAATCAATCTCCGGTTCCAGAATCTCAAGAGGAGTTCGTGATAAGTAGATCCGTTCGCTTGCATGAAATTCACCATACGATTCTTGGTCTACCGATCACAGTTGCAGGTGAAGCTGCTGCGACGGCGTTTTATGCGAGTACCGGGTCTGAGCCTTTTGATATTGGAATTCTGTCTTCATGGATGTTGCGTGGTGCCTACGCACCGAGTGAGCGTAGATTGATCTGGGATGGTATTGGTTTTGGAATCGCAGTTGGTCAGACTGTGCCTGAACTTTTCTCTCCTCGTTGGGAAGATGGCTGGGAAAGATTGATCATCGATTGGCAGAACGAACTGGGTATCACCCAGCTACTGAAGACGTCTCCGTTTAAAGACGACTTTGTAAACATCTATGGCTTAAGTCTCTGA